The Candidatus Zixiibacteriota bacterium genome contains a region encoding:
- a CDS encoding PEP-CTERM sorting domain-containing protein — translation MKKILVLGFAICLLSLSTPSFGFSYFEMIGDNDGYGYGVADNATLPFSDDPTPGGGWIFDNRSAAELAATNGAQFTDIEPRNTLNATFNFAPFAPSAFHEGTFMIDLSGIQTTAGGQSRLWFDGIEVVNAFAGVEMGAWGSQVFQFSLGAVTLADGILDVDFASGTVGSTVDNVAIDFASLKVVTIPEPTSMALLGLGLLGTGLVRKFRK, via the coding sequence ATGAAAAAGATCTTGGTACTCGGATTTGCGATTTGCTTGCTCAGCCTGTCCACTCCGTCATTTGGTTTCAGTTATTTTGAAATGATTGGTGACAATGACGGATATGGTTACGGCGTGGCTGACAACGCCACTTTGCCATTTTCCGATGATCCTACTCCCGGTGGAGGTTGGATTTTCGATAACCGCTCTGCGGCCGAATTGGCCGCTACCAACGGCGCTCAATTTACTGATATCGAGCCGCGAAATACCCTGAACGCCACCTTTAATTTCGCCCCGTTTGCTCCTTCAGCGTTCCATGAAGGTACCTTTATGATTGATCTTTCCGGTATTCAGACTACCGCTGGGGGCCAGAGCAGGCTCTGGTTTGACGGTATTGAAGTTGTCAATGCTTTTGCCGGAGTAGAGATGGGTGCATGGGGATCACAGGTATTCCAGTTCTCTCTTGGCGCTGTGACGTTGGCGGACGGTATACTGGATGTTGATTTTGCGAGTGGCACTGTTGGTAGCACTGTGGATAACGTTGCTATTGACTTCGCGTCACTGAAGGTTGTTACGATTCCAGAGCCGACTTCAATGGCTCTTTTGGGATTGGGTTTACTCGGAACTGGCTTGGTTCGCAAATTCAGAAAGTAA
- a CDS encoding phosphoenolpyruvate carboxykinase (GTP), producing the protein MLELKKGDDILAVVGGIHNKQEADALFEKTLNKETLDKLSKIKNEEALLKVANAIAMCKPKDVFINTGSQEDKQWVREYSLKKGEEKPLGMKDHTIHFDLAKEQGRLVAQTFYIVNKGEKLSPLAKKLDRADAMDYVRKFMLGIMSGKTLMIGFFSRGPIGAVGSIPAIEISSSTYVLHSGDLLYRNCYEHFDAEVERKGIFYTNVHAEGNNTPEDLPNARILMDRSWFTTFSTFCTYAGNTLLLKKGNHRFSVDYATYYKHGDELSEHMFITGVKGPGGRVTYVAGAAPSGCGKTTSAMAGTDFIGDDLAQIWIAEDGTCRAVNPEQGIFGIVADVNREGDPHLMKCLREEGSEVIWSNVLIDENNKPHWTGNGEEHAKKGINFQGEWFEGKTDENGKAIPLSHPNSRCTLRCDQIATYNKEVGESPEGATVKVFTYSGRDSDTMPPIWVSKDGDSGVVIGASIVSKATATEVGATGVKRQPWANAPFIPGSLADYMDAQMKFFSNPKFSDAGRPIIAGLNYFLTHEERGGSGNGLLGEKRDVPAWLSWLDRFANKEVEAIDTPIGYIPKYDDLKKFFKEIIDKDYSEELYTKQFSLYIDNIIGRIDLQDEAYTKEGGIPERFFELLKEQKAGLEELKAKHGSVVKPQDL; encoded by the coding sequence ATGTTGGAATTGAAAAAAGGTGACGACATACTTGCAGTCGTTGGCGGGATTCACAACAAACAAGAAGCTGATGCGTTATTTGAGAAAACCTTGAACAAGGAAACCCTCGATAAACTCTCGAAAATAAAAAATGAAGAAGCCCTGCTCAAGGTTGCCAATGCGATTGCCATGTGCAAACCCAAAGACGTTTTTATCAATACCGGTTCCCAAGAGGACAAGCAGTGGGTGCGTGAATATTCTCTCAAGAAAGGCGAAGAAAAACCCCTGGGAATGAAAGATCATACGATACATTTTGATCTGGCAAAGGAACAGGGTCGTTTGGTTGCCCAGACTTTTTATATCGTAAACAAAGGCGAGAAGCTCAGCCCGCTGGCCAAGAAATTGGATCGCGCTGACGCTATGGATTATGTGAGGAAATTCATGCTGGGGATCATGTCGGGAAAAACATTGATGATCGGTTTCTTCAGCCGCGGCCCGATTGGCGCCGTCGGTTCAATTCCGGCTATCGAAATTTCTTCCTCAACTTATGTACTACACTCGGGAGATCTCCTATATCGTAATTGCTATGAGCATTTTGACGCGGAAGTAGAAAGAAAAGGAATATTTTATACCAATGTTCACGCTGAAGGAAATAATACTCCGGAAGATCTTCCCAACGCACGAATTTTGATGGATCGCAGTTGGTTCACAACATTTTCCACTTTTTGTACCTATGCCGGAAACACTCTCCTTCTCAAGAAAGGCAATCATCGTTTTTCGGTTGACTATGCCACCTATTACAAGCACGGCGATGAACTTTCTGAGCATATGTTCATAACTGGCGTAAAAGGACCCGGCGGCCGCGTGACTTATGTCGCAGGTGCAGCCCCATCGGGATGCGGTAAAACTACAAGCGCCATGGCCGGTACCGACTTTATTGGCGATGACCTGGCCCAGATTTGGATTGCTGAAGACGGCACTTGCCGGGCTGTCAATCCAGAGCAGGGAATTTTCGGAATCGTTGCGGACGTGAATCGCGAAGGCGATCCGCATCTGATGAAATGCCTCCGTGAAGAAGGCAGTGAAGTTATCTGGTCGAATGTGTTAATTGATGAGAATAACAAACCGCACTGGACCGGTAATGGTGAAGAACATGCGAAGAAGGGAATTAATTTTCAGGGCGAATGGTTCGAAGGCAAAACTGACGAAAATGGAAAAGCTATTCCGCTTTCGCATCCCAATTCTCGCTGTACTCTGCGCTGTGATCAGATTGCTACCTATAACAAGGAAGTTGGTGAAAGCCCGGAAGGCGCGACGGTTAAAGTCTTTACTTATTCCGGACGCGACTCAGATACCATGCCTCCTATTTGGGTTTCAAAAGATGGAGATAGCGGTGTTGTTATTGGAGCCTCGATTGTATCGAAAGCGACGGCAACTGAAGTTGGGGCCACCGGCGTTAAGCGTCAACCATGGGCGAATGCTCCGTTTATTCCGGGCTCGTTAGCCGATTATATGGATGCCCAAATGAAATTCTTCAGCAATCCGAAATTTAGCGACGCGGGTCGCCCGATTATTGCCGGTCTAAATTACTTCCTGACTCATGAAGAGCGGGGCGGGAGTGGCAATGGACTTCTTGGTGAGAAGAGAGATGTTCCGGCATGGCTTAGCTGGCTGGATCGTTTTGCAAACAAAGAGGTCGAAGCCATTGATACTCCGATTGGCTATATTCCGAAATATGATGATTTGAAAAAATTCTTCAAGGAAATTATCGACAAGGATTATTCGGAAGAACTCTACACGAAGCAGTTCTCGCTGTATATCGATAATATCATCGGTCGTATTGATTTGCAGGACGAGGCCTACACAAAAGAAGGTGGCATCCCTGAGAGATTCTTTGAATTACTTAAGGAGCAGAAAGCCGGTCTCGAAGAGCTTAAGGCCAAACACGGTTCGGTGGTGAAACCGCAAGACCTGTAA
- a CDS encoding amidase, whose amino-acid sequence MKKNLNYLVLIAAAGILFQFGCCGDNLDEITINNVSNAEKIIGMEFEADERDSMLTDLADNLESYIEMRKVEIDNSVPPSIWFNPLPRNFEVNYNQEKIKFSKPKKVAMPENIDDLAFFSVGELAELVRTKKVTSTQLTRLALDRLKKFDPDLHCVITLTEELALAQAAKADEEIKSGKYRGPLHGIPYGAKDLLAVKGYKTTWGAMPYKDQILDFNATVIKKLEAAGAVLVAKLSLGALAWGDVWFADTTRNPWNLEQGSSGSSAGPASAVSAGLVPFAIGSETWGSIVSPSTRCGTTGLRPTYGAVSRAGAMALSWTMDKLGPICRTVEDCALVYNAIRGSDGIDMSVIDAAFNYNPDIDLKSLKIGYLKKDFDTDSSYMEHNNNALQVMRGLGVDLIEIELPDMPIMPMSIILSAEAAAAFDELTRSNRDDLLVRQIKNSWPNTFRGSRFIPAVEYIQANRLRTLMIEKMAALMKDINVYIAPSFEGNNLLLTNLSGHPCVVLPHGFNEEGAPTSITFIGRLYDEATLVAVAGKFQDATDFHMKHPERFE is encoded by the coding sequence ATGAAAAAGAATCTCAATTATTTAGTACTTATTGCCGCGGCGGGCATTCTGTTTCAATTTGGCTGTTGCGGAGATAATTTAGATGAAATCACGATCAATAATGTAAGCAACGCCGAAAAAATAATCGGGATGGAATTTGAAGCCGACGAGCGGGATTCAATGCTTACCGATTTAGCGGATAATTTGGAATCATACATTGAGATGAGAAAAGTCGAGATTGATAATTCGGTACCGCCATCCATCTGGTTCAACCCTTTGCCGCGGAATTTTGAAGTAAATTATAACCAGGAAAAAATAAAATTCAGCAAGCCCAAAAAAGTGGCCATGCCGGAAAATATCGACGACCTCGCCTTTTTTTCGGTCGGTGAATTGGCAGAATTAGTGCGAACAAAAAAGGTCACATCGACTCAGCTAACCCGGCTGGCTCTGGATAGACTTAAAAAATTCGACCCGGACTTGCATTGCGTTATTACTCTTACCGAAGAGTTAGCCTTAGCTCAGGCCGCCAAGGCAGACGAGGAAATTAAATCGGGGAAATATCGAGGACCGTTGCACGGCATACCATACGGTGCCAAAGATTTATTGGCCGTGAAAGGATATAAGACGACTTGGGGAGCGATGCCTTATAAAGATCAAATCCTTGATTTCAATGCGACGGTGATAAAAAAGCTGGAAGCGGCGGGAGCGGTTCTGGTGGCAAAGCTATCTTTGGGAGCATTGGCCTGGGGCGATGTCTGGTTTGCCGATACGACTCGTAATCCGTGGAATCTTGAGCAGGGCTCAAGCGGTTCGTCGGCCGGTCCAGCCTCGGCCGTATCAGCCGGATTGGTGCCGTTTGCTATCGGTTCGGAAACCTGGGGCTCGATTGTGTCGCCTTCGACTCGATGCGGAACGACCGGATTGCGGCCCACTTACGGTGCGGTTAGCCGGGCCGGGGCGATGGCTTTGAGCTGGACGATGGATAAACTGGGACCGATCTGCCGCACGGTGGAAGACTGCGCCTTAGTCTATAATGCTATTCGGGGGTCAGATGGCATTGATATGTCTGTAATTGACGCGGCCTTCAATTATAACCCCGATATCGATTTAAAATCATTGAAAATCGGATATCTGAAAAAAGATTTTGATACCGATTCGAGTTATATGGAGCATAATAATAACGCTCTTCAAGTTATGCGCGGACTGGGGGTCGACCTTATTGAAATCGAGCTTCCGGATATGCCGATAATGCCGATGTCAATTATACTCAGCGCCGAAGCGGCGGCGGCGTTTGATGAATTGACTCGTTCCAATCGCGACGATTTGTTAGTCAGGCAGATAAAAAACTCCTGGCCCAACACATTTCGAGGTTCCCGATTTATCCCCGCCGTTGAATACATTCAGGCCAATCGCTTGAGAACTCTGATGATAGAGAAAATGGCTGCCTTAATGAAGGATATTAACGTTTATATAGCGCCTTCGTTTGAAGGCAATAATCTCCTTTTGACCAATCTCAGCGGTCATCCCTGTGTGGTTTTGCCGCACGGTTTTAATGAAGAGGGGGCCCCGACGAGCATTACCTTTATTGGACGGTTATATGATGAAGCAACGCTTGTGGCGGTCGCCGGGAAATTTCAGGATGCGACTGATTTTCATATGAAGCATCCTGAGAGATTTGAGTAA
- a CDS encoding 4-oxalocrotonate tautomerase family protein, whose translation MPFIEVKLIEGVFSDAQKKEIIEKLTDTMVSIEGENMREVTTVVIEEMKSGSWGIGGKALTTEDVKALAAGTPA comes from the coding sequence ATGCCATTTATTGAAGTCAAATTAATCGAGGGTGTCTTTTCCGACGCTCAAAAAAAGGAAATCATCGAAAAACTCACCGATACGATGGTCTCTATCGAAGGTGAGAACATGCGCGAAGTCACCACGGTAGTGATTGAGGAAATGAAAAGCGGTTCTTGGGGAATCGGCGGAAAGGCATTAACCACCGAAGATGTAAAAGCCCTCGCGGCCGGGACCCCCGCTTGA
- a CDS encoding CusA/CzcA family heavy metal efflux RND transporter, which produces MKTIFENVLKNRLFIVVILLCVISVGIYQYQNLPTDAFPDISPVMVPVFAEAHGMAPEEIERLITFPIESAMNGLPGVKLIKSTSAFGMAVVYVYFEDDVDIYFARQIVSERLAGASSELPKMHEPPGLGPISTGLGEVYMYYLTADSAVNTEGKQLNTYLREVNDWIVKYQLQTVPGVTDILSMGGHVLQYQIKVDPYALNKFGLGLEDIVEAVINNNRNAGGQFLILGSEEYLVRGIGLMEKREDLRNVQIKVYEGTPVRLGDVGEVDYGEEIRRGVVTRNGTEEVVAGIVMKLFGTNTSEVISELEAKIPQVQASLPQGVQLIPYYNQSSLVENAVKTVRDALWHGAILVILVLALFMGNARSAFIVALALPVCALMAAIFMGVAGMSANLMSLGGIAIAIGMLGDASIVIVENVYRHLSDEEYKDKSKYEIINIACREVLRPIIFSVSIIIIVFIPLFTLEGVEGKMFSPMAFTITFALLGSLIAALVFSPVLSSLLLKKKTKPEFAIVRFIKSVYQPLLNFVLRWKILIVVITLIIFGGSLALIPQLGTEFIPTLEEGIIQINITMAPSISLEKATETIMKIERIIMDFDGVDQTISKIGRPEAGSHPHPVNSSHIQIMLKPREEWYQYNSKAEIIEALDKKLSQYPGIQLNFSQPIQNMFDELLSGVRTQLAIKLYGEDLNILRSKAEEIEAVIEPVEGLVDLSIEQSFGQPQVQIIANREACARYGVNVSDILEVVELAIGGEVIDNIFLNTRRFGIHVRYDERHRNDPEAIKNLLVHSTDGVLIPLSQVARVETLIGPIQINREKNQRRWVISANVRGRDMGGVVGDIKRLVKENIELPSGYYIEYGGQFENQERAMKRLGIIVPVTFGLIFLMLYMSFGTIRCASLIFINVPLALIGGVLGLYLTGEYLSVPASVGFIALFGIAVQNGLVLVSYMDQLRSRGLSINNAIIKACLLRLRPVLMTALTTILGLVPLLLSRGMGSEVQRPLAVVVVFGLLSSTFLTLILIPVLYGWFAPKMSRINDN; this is translated from the coding sequence ATGAAAACGATCTTTGAAAACGTGCTGAAAAACCGGCTGTTTATCGTCGTTATTCTTCTGTGCGTTATAAGCGTGGGAATCTATCAATACCAAAATCTGCCCACCGACGCCTTCCCGGATATTTCTCCGGTTATGGTTCCGGTATTTGCCGAAGCCCACGGGATGGCCCCCGAAGAAATTGAACGCCTCATAACGTTTCCGATCGAATCGGCTATGAACGGACTGCCCGGAGTAAAACTGATCAAATCCACATCCGCCTTTGGCATGGCCGTGGTATATGTCTATTTTGAAGATGATGTTGACATCTATTTCGCCCGCCAGATAGTTTCCGAAAGATTAGCCGGCGCCAGTTCAGAACTTCCCAAAATGCATGAACCTCCCGGTCTGGGACCGATTTCCACCGGTCTCGGTGAAGTATATATGTATTATCTGACAGCTGACAGCGCCGTTAATACGGAAGGCAAACAGCTTAATACTTATCTCCGGGAAGTAAACGATTGGATTGTAAAATACCAGTTGCAGACCGTTCCCGGCGTGACGGATATCCTGTCAATGGGCGGCCATGTCCTGCAGTATCAAATCAAAGTCGATCCTTACGCTCTGAACAAATTCGGACTGGGTCTGGAAGATATCGTTGAGGCCGTTATCAATAATAACCGCAACGCTGGCGGTCAATTTCTCATCCTGGGCTCGGAAGAATATCTCGTCCGCGGAATTGGTCTCATGGAAAAACGCGAGGATCTACGAAACGTTCAAATAAAAGTATATGAAGGCACGCCCGTTCGCCTCGGCGATGTCGGTGAAGTAGACTATGGGGAAGAAATTCGCCGCGGCGTAGTGACTCGCAATGGAACGGAGGAAGTCGTCGCCGGTATTGTGATGAAACTGTTCGGGACTAATACTTCGGAAGTGATAAGCGAACTGGAAGCAAAAATACCGCAGGTCCAGGCATCACTTCCCCAAGGTGTTCAGTTGATTCCTTATTACAATCAAAGTTCCCTTGTCGAAAACGCCGTCAAAACCGTTCGTGATGCCCTCTGGCATGGCGCCATTTTGGTAATATTGGTATTGGCTCTTTTTATGGGAAACGCCCGCAGCGCCTTTATTGTCGCGTTGGCTCTGCCCGTTTGTGCTCTGATGGCCGCAATTTTTATGGGCGTGGCCGGCATGTCGGCCAACCTGATGTCCCTGGGAGGAATTGCGATCGCCATTGGGATGTTAGGCGACGCCTCGATTGTAATCGTCGAAAACGTGTATCGTCACTTATCTGATGAAGAATATAAAGACAAGAGTAAATATGAGATTATCAATATCGCCTGCCGCGAGGTTTTGCGCCCGATTATTTTTTCGGTTTCGATTATTATTATCGTCTTTATTCCGCTTTTCACCCTCGAAGGCGTCGAAGGCAAGATGTTCTCGCCGATGGCGTTTACGATTACTTTTGCCCTTCTCGGCTCTCTTATAGCCGCTCTCGTCTTTTCACCGGTGCTTTCTTCCCTGCTTTTGAAAAAGAAAACAAAACCGGAGTTTGCAATTGTTCGTTTTATTAAAAGCGTTTATCAGCCTCTCCTTAATTTTGTCCTGCGTTGGAAAATATTAATTGTTGTCATTACACTTATCATCTTCGGAGGATCGCTGGCTCTTATACCACAACTGGGTACAGAGTTTATTCCCACTCTCGAAGAAGGCATTATTCAAATAAATATTACTATGGCGCCTTCGATTTCGCTTGAAAAGGCAACCGAAACCATTATGAAAATCGAACGTATCATCATGGATTTCGATGGTGTTGACCAGACAATTTCAAAAATCGGCCGTCCCGAAGCCGGTAGTCATCCGCATCCGGTCAATTCTTCTCATATTCAGATAATGCTTAAACCACGGGAAGAATGGTATCAATACAATTCCAAAGCTGAAATAATTGAAGCCCTCGACAAAAAACTCTCTCAATATCCCGGTATTCAACTCAACTTTTCACAACCAATTCAAAATATGTTTGATGAGCTTCTTTCCGGGGTGCGGACACAGTTGGCTATCAAGCTTTACGGTGAGGATTTGAATATTCTGCGATCCAAGGCGGAAGAAATTGAAGCCGTTATTGAACCTGTCGAGGGATTAGTTGATTTATCCATCGAGCAGAGCTTTGGACAACCCCAGGTGCAGATTATCGCCAACCGCGAGGCCTGCGCCCGTTACGGCGTCAACGTATCAGATATTCTTGAAGTGGTCGAGCTGGCTATCGGCGGTGAAGTCATCGACAATATTTTCTTAAATACGCGCCGCTTCGGGATTCACGTTCGCTATGACGAACGGCATCGCAATGATCCCGAAGCGATAAAAAACCTGCTCGTCCATTCTACCGACGGAGTTCTCATCCCTCTTTCACAAGTCGCCCGGGTCGAAACGCTCATTGGCCCAATTCAAATTAACCGCGAGAAAAACCAACGACGCTGGGTAATTTCAGCCAACGTCCGCGGACGCGATATGGGCGGAGTCGTAGGCGATATCAAAAGGCTGGTTAAAGAAAATATCGAATTGCCGTCCGGTTATTATATAGAGTACGGCGGACAATTTGAAAATCAGGAACGTGCGATGAAACGGCTGGGAATTATTGTTCCAGTCACTTTTGGGTTAATATTCCTGATGCTTTATATGTCATTTGGAACCATTCGCTGCGCCTCACTTATTTTTATAAATGTTCCCCTGGCGTTAATCGGAGGTGTTTTGGGTCTGTATTTAACCGGTGAATACCTTTCCGTTCCCGCTTCGGTAGGATTTATCGCTCTTTTCGGCATTGCCGTACAAAACGGCCTCGTCCTGGTTTCTTATATGGATCAATTACGAAGCCGCGGCTTATCTATAAATAATGCGATTATAAAGGCCTGCCTGCTGAGGCTAAGACCGGTATTAATGACCGCCCTGACGACCATATTAGGACTGGTGCCATTATTATTATCGCGGGGAATGGGTTCGGAAGTGCAGCGGCCATTGGCGGTAGTCGTAGTTTTTGGGTTACTCTCTTCCACTTTTCTAACACTGATATTAATACCCGTTTTATACGGATGGTTCGCACCAAAAATGAGTCGAATAAATGATAACTAA
- a CDS encoding prolyl oligopeptidase family serine peptidase codes for MKPIRFLALFCSLWVLILPVLADQINSAEELSPLTVKKIMRDRAWMGNWPRRAYWGEHSQKVYFRWNPENADNDSLYVIDINSNNPRKVSSEESDSQPNRYGDYDKNRNRKLFERDGDIFLYNLKDKSTKQITNTVRRESSPRFTHDGLKITYIDDGNLFIWNLNDGTIRQITNFREGSKSKKNVGAKSKHEKWLSEQQKDLFQSFQEKSKIDDEENQIRAKKDSNRPSKIFVGRKHQSNIKLSPNENFITFRITQSPPEYSSTIVPNYVTRSGFTEDINSRTKVGREGSTYEFGIYDRERDTVYFIETDSIPGIFDQPEYYADYPSLADSTNPPSKREVIIYGPIWSDEDNKAVVEILSSDNKDRWIVLLNLSDGGMKLLDRQHDEAWIGGPGIRGRYSRNIGWLPDNNTVWFQSEETGYSHLYTVDVISGQKKQLTSGSFEIRNLKMSRDKKYWYFVSNEIHPGEQQFYRMKISGGKRERITTLSGGFEVSMSPDEKTLAILHSTPNHPPELYLMENKPGAPMKKITSSLTDEFLSYSWRTPEIITFTARDSAVVYARLFKPDEVSPNTPAVMFVHGAGYLQNAHMRWSGYYREYMFHNLLADNGYIVLDVDYRGSAGYGRDWRTGIYRHMGGKDLDDYVDGARYLVSQHGVDSTRIGIYGGSYGGFLTLMALFKEPAVFKAGAALRSVTDWAHYNHEYTSDILNVPHLDSIAYTRSSPIYFAEGFQGALLMCHGMLDRNVHYQDIVRLCQRLIELGKDNWELASYPLDGHTFRKEENWTDEYSRIFKLFEENLKK; via the coding sequence ATGAAACCGATCAGATTTTTAGCGCTTTTTTGCTCGTTATGGGTGCTGATACTTCCCGTACTCGCGGACCAAATCAATTCAGCCGAAGAGTTATCTCCGCTGACTGTAAAAAAGATCATGCGTGACAGAGCATGGATGGGAAATTGGCCCAGAAGAGCTTACTGGGGCGAACATAGTCAAAAAGTGTATTTCCGATGGAATCCCGAAAATGCCGACAACGATTCCCTGTATGTGATAGATATAAATAGCAATAATCCACGTAAAGTCTCTTCGGAAGAAAGTGATTCTCAGCCAAACCGTTACGGCGATTACGACAAGAATCGAAATCGCAAATTATTTGAACGCGATGGCGATATATTCTTGTATAATCTTAAGGATAAATCAACTAAACAAATCACAAACACTGTCCGCCGCGAATCCAGCCCTCGCTTCACACACGATGGATTAAAAATAACTTACATTGATGATGGTAATTTGTTCATCTGGAATCTTAATGATGGGACTATCCGCCAAATAACCAATTTCCGGGAAGGCTCAAAAAGTAAAAAAAACGTGGGGGCTAAATCCAAACATGAAAAATGGCTGAGTGAGCAGCAAAAAGATCTGTTTCAGTCATTTCAGGAAAAAAGCAAGATTGATGATGAAGAAAATCAGATTCGAGCCAAAAAAGATTCAAATCGCCCGTCGAAGATTTTTGTAGGTAGAAAACACCAGTCAAATATTAAATTGAGTCCGAATGAGAACTTTATCACTTTTCGCATAACTCAAAGCCCACCGGAATATTCCTCTACAATCGTTCCGAATTACGTTACTCGAAGCGGTTTCACCGAGGATATTAATAGCCGTACCAAGGTTGGACGAGAGGGATCGACTTACGAATTTGGGATATATGATAGAGAAAGAGATACTGTTTACTTTATTGAAACCGATAGTATTCCGGGTATATTCGACCAGCCGGAGTATTATGCTGACTATCCGTCTCTCGCCGATAGTACCAACCCTCCTTCTAAGCGTGAAGTCATAATATATGGCCCTATTTGGTCGGATGAGGATAACAAGGCTGTAGTTGAAATACTATCATCGGATAATAAAGACCGCTGGATAGTGCTTTTGAATTTATCCGACGGAGGGATGAAATTACTTGACCGTCAGCACGATGAGGCCTGGATCGGAGGACCCGGAATCAGAGGACGGTATTCACGAAATATCGGTTGGCTGCCCGATAATAATACCGTTTGGTTTCAATCGGAAGAAACGGGGTATTCGCATCTTTATACCGTCGATGTCATTTCCGGTCAAAAAAAACAACTTACTTCCGGTTCGTTCGAAATACGGAATCTTAAAATGTCGCGCGACAAAAAGTATTGGTATTTCGTCTCCAATGAAATTCATCCCGGGGAACAACAATTCTATCGGATGAAAATATCGGGAGGAAAACGTGAGCGTATCACAACCTTAAGCGGCGGCTTTGAAGTTTCGATGTCACCCGACGAGAAAACTCTGGCCATTCTTCACTCGACGCCGAATCATCCCCCCGAATTATACCTTATGGAAAACAAACCGGGTGCACCGATGAAAAAGATCACTTCCTCTCTTACCGACGAATTTTTATCATACTCGTGGAGGACTCCGGAAATTATCACCTTTACCGCGAGAGATTCTGCCGTTGTCTATGCCCGGCTTTTTAAACCGGATGAGGTTTCTCCGAACACTCCCGCCGTAATGTTTGTTCACGGCGCCGGATATCTGCAAAACGCTCATATGCGATGGAGCGGTTATTATCGGGAATACATGTTTCATAATTTACTGGCCGATAACGGTTACATCGTTCTCGATGTTGACTATCGGGGCAGCGCCGGATACGGGCGCGATTGGCGAACCGGCATATATCGTCACATGGGCGGAAAAGATCTGGACGACTATGTTGACGGCGCTCGATATTTGGTATCCCAACACGGCGTTGACTCGACCCGGATCGGCATATATGGAGGTTCTTATGGGGGATTCTTAACGCTCATGGCGCTCTTTAAAGAACCTGCAGTGTTCAAAGCCGGAGCGGCCCTGAGGTCGGTTACTGATTGGGCTCATTACAATCATGAATATACGTCCGATATTCTAAACGTACCGCATTTGGATAGTATTGCCTATACCCGAAGCTCACCCATTTATTTCGCCGAAGGTTTTCAGGGCGCGTTATTAATGTGCCATGGAATGCTGGACAGGAATGTTCATTATCAGGATATTGTCCGCCTTTGCCAACGATTAATTGAACTGGGTAAGGACAATTGGGAACTGGCTTCATACCCCCTGGATGGACATACTTTTAGAAAAGAAGAAAACTGGACCGATGAATACAGCCGTATTTTCAAATTGTTTGAGGAAAATCTGAAAAAATAA
- a CDS encoding YtoQ family protein has protein sequence MAKIWKIYLSGEIHSNWREKITSAAKKARLPAEFYEPVTNHSASDDCGVEILGEESDIFWHDHKGAKINAIRTRTLIEDTDIVVVRFGDKYKQWNAAFDAGYAAALNIPIIVQRPKEFIHPLKELDSAAYAVCETVEQVIRILKYITLGKL, from the coding sequence ATGGCAAAAATATGGAAAATATATTTATCTGGAGAAATCCATTCTAACTGGAGAGAAAAAATTACGTCAGCTGCAAAAAAGGCACGACTTCCTGCTGAATTTTATGAGCCCGTAACCAATCATTCAGCCAGTGATGATTGCGGAGTAGAAATCCTTGGTGAAGAATCCGATATATTCTGGCACGACCACAAAGGCGCAAAAATTAATGCCATTAGAACCCGGACTTTGATTGAAGACACCGACATCGTAGTTGTTCGATTTGGCGACAAATATAAGCAATGGAATGCCGCTTTTGATGCTGGATATGCGGCGGCGCTAAATATCCCGATAATTGTTCAGCGCCCGAAAGAATTTATACACCCCCTCAAAGAACTCGATTCTGCCGCTTATGCCGTTTGCGAAACTGTAGAACAGGTAATACGAATTCTCAAGTATATAACCTTGGGGAAATTGTAA